Proteins encoded in a region of the Brevundimonas vesicularis genome:
- a CDS encoding manganese efflux pump MntP family protein, protein MTPGAIAILSLSMSTDAFAAAVGRGASHRPAVKDAVKAGLVFGVIEAITPLIGWGLGIIAAGLVEKVDHWIAFTLLLIVGGKMIWEGVQPRGADEDEAPRRSGPWALVATAVGTSIDAAAVGVGLAFIGANIWVIAASIGFTTFVLTTIGMLIGKAVGTRFGKTAEIIGGVALIGLGTAILLEHLGVLGG, encoded by the coding sequence ATGACCCCAGGCGCCATCGCCATTCTTTCGCTCAGCATGTCCACGGACGCCTTTGCGGCCGCCGTCGGACGCGGGGCGTCGCATCGACCCGCCGTCAAGGACGCCGTCAAGGCCGGTCTGGTCTTCGGCGTGATCGAGGCGATCACGCCCCTGATCGGCTGGGGACTGGGCATCATCGCCGCCGGGCTGGTCGAAAAGGTGGATCACTGGATCGCCTTCACCCTGCTGCTGATCGTCGGCGGCAAGATGATCTGGGAAGGCGTTCAACCTCGCGGCGCGGACGAAGATGAGGCGCCGCGCCGGTCCGGCCCCTGGGCGCTCGTGGCGACGGCGGTCGGCACCAGCATCGACGCTGCGGCCGTCGGCGTGGGGCTGGCCTTCATCGGAGCCAATATCTGGGTGATCGCCGCCTCGATCGGCTTCACCACCTTCGTGTTGACCACCATCGGCATGCTGATCGGCAAGGCCGTGGGCACGCGCTTCGGCAAGACGGCCGAGATCATCGGCGGCGTGGCCCTCATCGGTCTGGGCACGGCCATCCTGCTGGAACACCTGGGTGTTCTCGGCGGCTGA
- a CDS encoding PPC domain-containing protein: MNRPSLAAAVSALALLWAVAPAVAQDAQPLRIGANVNGALTDGDAKAADDEYRYDDYRFEARAGQRLEATLRSDAFDAYLEVYDDGAAGEPLASDDDGLGDGTNARLRFTPDQAGTYVLRARTLSGLDGGDYRLSLQERPAPPRAPRPGGIRVGATQSGELTARDPEQEDGGRYDAYAFRANAGDRFVVTLDSEAFDPLVRVGRMNGPDFIEISSNDDAPGGGLNSRLTFTAPTAGEYVIRATSLEDGLGRYELGLAEAPPAPPSKPIAIGDEIKGELGSDSATNDGGQRAETYRFTGTNGQRVAIEMKSSDFDAYLTLRRASDDTVLAEDDDGAGSGTDARIARTLDADGDYIIEARGFSDEAEGDYTLKLTETAPPPPPTTATLGQTVEGEITDEDPQGDDGKRYDAYVFAGTEGQRVQAILRSGDFDAYLEIGKADGEFEALASDDDGLAEGTDSRLNFTLPSAGNYVVRAMPLDAEGKGLYSLELLDRGPEPKPGSLLIGSTVRGTLSNSAALSDEGAFFDAYRFQAKKDEKLRLTMVSNAFDSFIDLGKEDEDGDFTSLATDDDSLSDAHAKLDWTAPDDGWYVVRARAYGPNQMGAYALTVERQPAGASASARDDAPSWLLSRAADRPARLPSARSGV; encoded by the coding sequence ATGAACCGTCCGTCGCTCGCCGCCGCTGTCAGCGCCCTGGCCCTCTTGTGGGCGGTCGCGCCGGCCGTGGCCCAAGACGCGCAGCCGTTGCGCATCGGCGCCAATGTGAACGGCGCCCTGACGGACGGCGACGCCAAGGCGGCGGATGACGAATATCGCTACGACGACTATCGGTTCGAGGCGCGGGCGGGGCAGCGGCTGGAAGCTACGCTGAGATCGGACGCTTTCGACGCCTATCTGGAAGTCTACGACGACGGCGCAGCGGGCGAGCCGCTGGCGTCCGACGACGACGGGTTGGGGGACGGCACCAATGCGCGGCTGCGGTTCACGCCTGACCAGGCGGGGACCTATGTTCTGAGGGCCCGGACGTTGAGCGGACTGGACGGCGGCGACTATCGTCTGTCGTTGCAGGAACGCCCGGCGCCGCCGCGTGCGCCGCGACCCGGCGGCATTCGCGTTGGGGCGACCCAGAGCGGCGAACTTACGGCCCGCGATCCAGAGCAGGAGGACGGCGGCCGCTATGACGCCTACGCCTTCCGCGCCAATGCCGGCGATCGGTTTGTCGTGACGCTGGACTCCGAGGCCTTCGATCCTCTGGTGCGGGTAGGGCGGATGAACGGTCCCGATTTCATCGAGATCAGCTCGAACGACGATGCGCCCGGCGGCGGGCTGAATTCACGCCTGACCTTCACGGCGCCGACGGCCGGCGAATACGTGATCCGGGCCACGTCGCTGGAAGACGGGCTGGGTCGTTACGAACTGGGCCTGGCAGAGGCGCCGCCCGCGCCGCCGTCAAAGCCCATCGCGATCGGTGACGAGATCAAGGGTGAACTGGGCTCGGACAGCGCCACGAACGACGGTGGCCAGCGCGCGGAAACCTATCGCTTTACCGGAACGAACGGCCAGCGCGTCGCCATCGAGATGAAGTCGAGCGACTTCGACGCCTATCTGACGCTTCGCCGTGCTTCGGACGATACCGTCCTTGCGGAGGATGATGACGGCGCCGGCTCGGGCACCGACGCCCGCATCGCGCGCACCTTGGACGCCGACGGCGACTACATCATCGAGGCGCGGGGATTCAGCGACGAGGCCGAGGGCGACTATACGCTGAAGCTGACCGAAACCGCGCCGCCGCCGCCGCCGACCACGGCGACTTTGGGTCAAACCGTGGAGGGCGAGATCACCGACGAGGACCCCCAGGGCGACGATGGCAAACGCTATGACGCCTATGTCTTTGCTGGAACGGAAGGTCAGCGTGTCCAGGCGATCCTGCGGTCCGGCGACTTCGACGCCTATCTGGAGATCGGCAAGGCCGACGGTGAGTTCGAGGCCCTGGCCAGCGATGACGACGGCCTGGCCGAGGGCACGGATTCGCGGCTGAACTTCACCCTGCCTTCGGCCGGGAACTATGTGGTCCGCGCCATGCCGCTGGATGCGGAGGGCAAGGGCCTTTATTCGCTGGAACTGCTGGATCGCGGGCCAGAGCCCAAGCCCGGCAGCCTGCTGATCGGGTCGACCGTGCGCGGAACCCTGTCGAACAGCGCCGCGCTCAGCGACGAAGGCGCCTTTTTCGACGCCTACCGCTTCCAGGCCAAGAAGGACGAGAAGCTGCGTCTGACGATGGTTTCGAACGCCTTCGACTCCTTCATCGACCTGGGCAAGGAAGACGAAGACGGCGATTTCACCAGCCTGGCCACAGATGACGACAGCCTGTCCGACGCGCACGCCAAGCTGGATTGGACCGCGCCGGACGACGGCTGGTATGTCGTGCGCGCTCGCGCCTATGGACCCAATCAGATGGGCGCCTACGCCCTGACGGTCGAGCGCCAACCGGCGGGCGCATCGGCCTCGGCGCGTGATGATGCGCCGTCATGGCTCCTAAGTCGGGCGGCTGATCGACCTGCGAGGTTGCCAAGCGCGCGAAGCGGCGTGTAG
- a CDS encoding bifunctional methylenetetrahydrofolate dehydrogenase/methenyltetrahydrofolate cyclohydrolase, translated as MSAQSTPATLIDGKAFSAALVERVGAAVARLEAAHGVKPGLTVVIVGEDPASQIYVRNKGETTLRAGMRSDTHRLAESTGQDELLALIAQLNADAGIHGILVQLPLPAHIDATVVLDAISPDKDVDGFHVVNAGRLAVGLPGLVPCTPLGCLMLLKDRLGDLSGLNAVIVGRSNIVGKPMAQLLLAESCTVTIAHSRTRDLPEVCRRADILVAAVGRPEMIKGDWIKPGATVIDVGINRVPTDDPVKAAEGKTRVVGDVAFKEAVEVAGRITPVPGGVGPMTIACLLANTYSAACRLNNIQPEPLDA; from the coding sequence ATGTCGGCCCAATCCACGCCTGCGACCCTGATCGACGGCAAGGCCTTCTCGGCCGCCCTGGTGGAACGCGTCGGCGCGGCCGTCGCCCGGCTGGAGGCCGCGCACGGCGTCAAACCCGGCTTGACGGTCGTCATCGTCGGCGAGGATCCGGCCAGCCAGATTTACGTCCGCAACAAGGGTGAGACGACGCTGCGCGCCGGCATGCGCTCCGACACCCACCGCCTGGCCGAATCGACAGGCCAGGACGAACTGCTGGCCCTGATCGCTCAGCTGAATGCGGATGCGGGCATCCACGGCATCCTGGTCCAACTGCCCCTGCCCGCCCACATCGACGCAACGGTGGTTCTGGACGCCATTTCGCCGGACAAGGATGTGGACGGCTTTCATGTCGTCAACGCCGGTCGTCTGGCCGTCGGCCTGCCGGGTCTGGTCCCCTGCACCCCCCTGGGCTGTCTGATGCTGCTGAAGGATCGGCTCGGCGATCTGTCGGGCCTGAACGCCGTCATCGTCGGCCGTTCCAACATCGTCGGCAAACCAATGGCGCAACTGCTGCTGGCCGAAAGCTGCACAGTCACCATCGCCCACTCGCGCACGCGGGATTTGCCCGAGGTCTGCCGCCGCGCCGACATTCTGGTCGCCGCCGTCGGTCGGCCCGAGATGATCAAGGGAGACTGGATCAAACCGGGCGCGACCGTCATCGACGTGGGCATCAACCGCGTTCCCACGGACGATCCCGTCAAGGCCGCCGAGGGCAAGACCCGCGTTGTCGGCGATGTCGCTTTCAAGGAGGCGGTCGAGGTCGCCGGCCGCATCACGCCGGTGCCGGGCGGCGTCGGCCCCATGACCATCGCCTGTTTGTTGGCCAACACCTATTCGGCCGCCTGCCGCCTCAACAATATCCAACCGGAGCCATTGGACGCTTGA
- a CDS encoding LemA family protein, with amino-acid sequence MVRLNARAVALTGALMIVPAVAGCGYNTIPTKQERAEAAWAGVQSQYQRRADLIPNLVATVQGAAIQERTTLTDVINARARATSVNVSADDLDNPQAFQQYQEAQGQLSGALSRLLVTVEAYPQLQANQNFLTLQSQLEGTENRIQIARRDYNEAVRDYNTTLRTFPQVIWAKTLHGGSQPMQLFTATAAAQSAPQVNFNLNAPPANASAPGGGAPAVAPGAIPPAQ; translated from the coding sequence ATGGTCCGCCTCAATGCCCGCGCCGTCGCTCTGACCGGTGCTCTGATGATCGTCCCCGCCGTGGCGGGCTGCGGCTACAACACCATTCCGACCAAGCAGGAACGCGCGGAGGCGGCCTGGGCCGGTGTGCAGAGCCAGTATCAGCGCCGCGCCGACCTGATTCCAAACCTGGTCGCGACCGTTCAAGGCGCCGCGATCCAGGAACGCACCACTCTGACCGACGTGATCAACGCCCGCGCTCGCGCCACCTCGGTCAACGTCTCGGCCGACGACCTCGATAATCCGCAGGCCTTCCAGCAGTATCAGGAAGCACAGGGCCAGTTGTCCGGCGCCCTGTCGCGCCTGCTGGTGACGGTCGAAGCCTATCCGCAACTTCAGGCCAACCAAAACTTCCTGACCCTGCAGTCCCAACTGGAAGGCACCGAGAACCGCATTCAGATCGCGCGCCGCGACTACAATGAGGCCGTGCGCGACTACAACACGACCTTGCGCACCTTCCCGCAGGTGATCTGGGCCAAGACCCTGCACGGCGGGTCGCAGCCGATGCAGTTGTTCACCGCCACCGCCGCCGCCCAGTCGGCGCCGCAAGTCAACTTCAACCTGAACGCCCCGCCCGCCAACGCCTCGGCGCCCGGCGGCGGCGCACCGGCCGTGGCGCCGGGCGCGATCCCGCCCGCCCAGTGA
- a CDS encoding TPM domain-containing protein, producing the protein MTTIQAAARRSPGVAALLFSLVIALLLVLPATAQSKIDFPPLTGRVVDQANLLDPATEQALTEKLAALEASSTDQLVVVTVNSLQDQEIEDYGYQLGRAWGIGQKENDNGALLIVAPNERKVRVEVGYGLEPILTDAFSSQVIRNDILPSFRDGDYQAGVIKGVDALIAQLSLDPAEAQARAQAAAAEQADTKGESIIPLVIIAGLFLFIFLIAMRSGRGRRSNVSSVLLWAASEALRNSGKGGGGWGGGGGFGGGGFGGGGGSFGGGGASGGW; encoded by the coding sequence GTGACGACCATCCAAGCGGCGGCGCGGCGTTCGCCGGGAGTCGCCGCCCTCCTTTTCAGCCTTGTCATCGCCTTGCTGCTGGTTCTGCCGGCGACGGCGCAGAGCAAGATCGACTTCCCGCCCCTGACCGGCCGCGTGGTCGATCAGGCCAATCTGCTCGATCCGGCGACGGAACAGGCCCTGACCGAAAAGCTGGCGGCGCTGGAAGCCAGTTCGACCGACCAGTTGGTCGTCGTGACGGTCAACAGTCTTCAGGATCAGGAGATCGAGGACTACGGCTATCAGCTGGGTCGCGCCTGGGGCATCGGTCAGAAGGAGAACGATAACGGCGCCTTGCTGATCGTCGCACCGAATGAACGCAAGGTCCGCGTGGAGGTCGGCTATGGGCTGGAGCCCATTCTGACCGACGCCTTCTCGTCCCAGGTCATTCGCAACGACATCCTACCGTCGTTTCGAGACGGCGATTACCAGGCGGGCGTGATCAAGGGCGTCGACGCCCTCATAGCTCAGTTGTCGCTCGACCCGGCGGAGGCGCAGGCGCGCGCCCAGGCCGCCGCGGCCGAGCAAGCCGACACCAAAGGCGAATCCATCATTCCGCTGGTCATCATCGCCGGGCTTTTCCTGTTCATCTTCTTGATCGCCATGCGGTCCGGACGCGGACGACGCAGCAATGTCAGCTCAGTCCTGTTGTGGGCGGCGTCAGAGGCTCTGCGGAACTCCGGCAAAGGCGGCGGCGGTTGGGGCGGTGGCGGCGGCTTTGGCGGTGGCGGGTTCGGCGGTGGCGGCGGCAGTTTCGGCGGCGGCGGCGCGTCGGGGGGATGGTGA
- a CDS encoding TPM domain-containing protein, producing MQITDNDRARIAEAIAAAERQTSGEIFCVVARRVSTYVDVSLAWAAAMALLAPIVFVPFVLDLRWPSDGWEAAHQAAQEATTAQALGLYALSQAVVFVAVFLMTRIPAVRRLVTPAGVRRGRVREAALHQFMAQGVHVTQERTGVLIFAAMDEHQVELIADEGIYAKVDEDAWAQAVAVLTRELRADRPVGGFAAAIGLCGEVLARHFPPRADNRNELPDHLILL from the coding sequence ATGCAGATCACGGACAACGACCGCGCCCGCATCGCCGAAGCCATAGCGGCGGCCGAGCGTCAGACGTCGGGTGAAATCTTCTGCGTCGTCGCGCGTCGTGTCTCGACCTATGTGGACGTCAGCCTGGCCTGGGCGGCGGCGATGGCGCTTTTGGCCCCGATCGTCTTCGTTCCGTTCGTGCTAGATCTTCGCTGGCCCAGCGATGGCTGGGAGGCGGCCCACCAGGCCGCGCAAGAGGCCACGACGGCGCAGGCCTTGGGCCTTTATGCCCTGTCGCAGGCCGTCGTCTTCGTTGCTGTCTTTCTAATGACCCGTATCCCAGCCGTGCGCCGTCTCGTGACGCCCGCCGGCGTCAGGCGCGGCCGCGTCAGGGAGGCGGCCCTGCATCAGTTCATGGCCCAAGGCGTCCATGTCACGCAGGAGCGCACGGGCGTGCTGATCTTCGCGGCGATGGACGAGCATCAGGTCGAACTAATCGCCGATGAGGGCATCTACGCCAAGGTCGATGAGGACGCCTGGGCTCAGGCCGTCGCCGTCCTGACCCGCGAACTGCGCGCCGACCGCCCCGTCGGTGGTTTCGCGGCCGCCATCGGTCTGTGCGGCGAGGTTCTGGCCCGCCACTTTCCACCGCGCGCCGACAATCGCAATGAGTTGCCCGATCATCTGATCCTGCTCTGA
- a CDS encoding endonuclease/exonuclease/phosphatase family protein, whose product MPRLLTYNVHRCVGTDRRLDVGRIVAVIAEFEPDIVCLQELDVGRARTGGVDQAEAIADGLAMTSRFHPAMRVEAEQYGDAILTPHPERLIRAGALPTVSGIPGLEPRGAIWSEIEIDGTAVNVMNTHLGLVPREQRLQAAALAGSGWIGGCEGPILLAGDFNATSITRPYQTLCRTLQDCQRQLGQKPSVKTFPSAFPAIRIDHCFVSPHIRIRAVRSAFSPLARVASDHLPLIVDFEVVQPGA is encoded by the coding sequence ATGCCTCGCCTTCTTACCTACAATGTCCACCGCTGCGTCGGCACGGATCGCCGTCTGGATGTCGGCCGGATCGTCGCCGTCATTGCCGAATTCGAGCCGGACATCGTCTGCCTGCAGGAACTGGACGTGGGCCGCGCGCGCACGGGCGGGGTCGATCAGGCCGAGGCGATCGCCGACGGTCTGGCCATGACCTCGCGTTTCCATCCAGCGATGCGGGTCGAGGCGGAACAGTACGGCGACGCCATCCTGACCCCGCATCCCGAACGGCTGATCCGCGCCGGCGCCTTGCCGACGGTGAGCGGCATTCCGGGCCTGGAACCGCGCGGCGCGATCTGGTCGGAAATCGAGATCGACGGCACGGCCGTCAACGTCATGAACACCCACCTGGGTCTGGTTCCGCGCGAGCAGCGGCTTCAGGCCGCGGCTCTGGCCGGATCCGGCTGGATCGGCGGATGCGAGGGACCGATCCTGCTGGCCGGCGATTTCAACGCCACTTCGATCACACGCCCCTATCAGACCCTATGCCGCACCCTGCAGGACTGCCAGCGTCAGTTGGGCCAGAAGCCCAGCGTAAAGACCTTCCCGTCGGCCTTCCCCGCCATTCGCATCGACCACTGTTTCGTCAGCCCGCATATCCGCATCCGCGCGGTACGATCCGCCTTCTCGCCCCTGGCCCGCGTCGCCTCGGACCACCTGCCGCTGATCGTCGATTTCGAGGTCGTTCAACCCGGCGCGTGA
- a CDS encoding phospholipase D-like domain-containing protein: MTLAGDSYEGSLLEPGPALWTSAVAHRFSVLMENEAYFDALSSAIHKAQRSIVLLGWQFDPRTHLDPETRPGDKSAEIGRQLRMLVKKKPDLDVRLLIWKSPLLIAASQGFYPHKAQRWFRKRMVEFRLDSPGPIGACHHQKVVVIDDKVAFCGGGDISTDRWDSDEHLDGDPRRALPSGLICKARHEVMSVMDGPAARALGDLARERWFKATWERTIADDVEDDPWPDGVPVQMTDVPVGIARTEPKWSGRQEVRESEALHLESIRRAKRLIYIENQYFTSPVIAAALAERLAEVDGPQVIVISTAKSPSWFDSMTMDTARAEVLHRLEQADKYNRFFAFAPLTADGDRIIVHAKVTIIDDRLLRIGSTNLNNRSMGLDTECDIAAEPVDAAGRAFITAHRHRTIAHWLGVATEDYAAVEGVFGSVGQAICNFETDRLKPLGSEPPTRIQRMFAEWQLGDPTSSSDAWRPWKRLNRSQRTRPASEGGHAPG; encoded by the coding sequence ATGACTTTAGCCGGCGACAGTTACGAAGGCAGCCTGCTGGAACCGGGCCCCGCCCTGTGGACGTCCGCCGTCGCGCACCGTTTTTCGGTGCTGATGGAAAACGAGGCCTATTTCGACGCCCTCTCGTCTGCGATTCACAAGGCCCAACGCTCCATCGTGCTGCTGGGATGGCAGTTCGATCCACGCACTCATCTGGATCCGGAGACGCGGCCCGGCGACAAATCGGCCGAGATCGGTCGCCAACTGCGGATGCTGGTCAAGAAGAAGCCGGACCTTGATGTGCGACTGCTCATCTGGAAATCGCCGCTGCTGATCGCCGCGTCGCAAGGCTTCTATCCGCACAAGGCGCAGCGCTGGTTCCGTAAGCGGATGGTGGAGTTCCGGCTCGATTCCCCCGGCCCTATCGGCGCCTGTCATCACCAGAAGGTGGTTGTCATCGACGACAAGGTGGCCTTCTGCGGCGGCGGCGACATCTCGACCGATCGCTGGGATTCCGACGAACATCTGGACGGCGACCCGCGCCGCGCCCTCCCCAGCGGCCTGATCTGCAAGGCGCGTCACGAGGTGATGAGCGTGATGGACGGCCCTGCGGCGCGGGCGCTGGGCGATCTGGCGCGCGAACGCTGGTTCAAGGCGACCTGGGAGCGCACCATCGCGGACGACGTCGAGGACGATCCCTGGCCCGATGGCGTGCCGGTGCAGATGACGGACGTGCCCGTCGGCATCGCCCGCACCGAGCCGAAATGGTCGGGGCGGCAGGAGGTGCGCGAGAGCGAGGCCTTGCACCTGGAATCCATCCGGCGCGCCAAGCGGTTGATCTATATCGAAAACCAGTATTTCACCTCGCCGGTCATCGCCGCCGCGCTGGCCGAACGACTGGCCGAGGTGGATGGACCGCAAGTCATCGTCATCTCGACCGCCAAGAGCCCGAGCTGGTTCGACAGCATGACCATGGACACGGCCCGGGCCGAGGTGCTGCACCGGCTGGAGCAGGCGGACAAATACAACCGCTTTTTCGCCTTCGCCCCGCTGACCGCCGACGGCGACCGGATCATCGTCCATGCCAAGGTGACGATTATCGATGATCGGCTTCTGCGGATCGGGTCCACCAATCTGAACAACCGGTCGATGGGCCTAGATACAGAATGCGACATCGCCGCCGAGCCTGTCGATGCGGCCGGTCGGGCCTTCATCACGGCGCACCGTCACCGGACGATTGCTCACTGGCTGGGCGTTGCGACGGAAGACTATGCGGCGGTCGAGGGCGTCTTCGGCTCGGTGGGGCAGGCGATCTGCAACTTCGAAACCGATCGGCTGAAGCCGCTGGGCTCGGAGCCGCCGACGCGTATCCAGCGGATGTTCGCCGAATGGCAGTTGGGCGACCCGACGTCGTCCAGCGACGCCTGGCGGCCTTGGAAGCGTCTGAACCGTTCGCAACGCACGCGACCAGCGTCCGAGGGCGGTCACGCGCCGGGTTGA
- a CDS encoding tipN, producing the protein MKSPKRPPLKLTDDEAVAPADLSSSDEMPVEEATTSLDPISEPNFEIVQPTFEPPMSERRRRRLLEEQRQAEERALAAERGAAPVNAKPTPETPVDMAVAAGQPPAPFELSKPPAVKTVQAKAQPEPSGRHAYLIAGVASALWIGGVASWAAYEFGAGGAELDPLRIAIYALIALAPAGLAIMLAHAVRQGAGLAAETRRARQLAEALVAPTALAAQQTGEVLQSLRSDIDHATLAAERARNDMALLREALAQETTRLNEAAENAGRTARRLTENLGRERDQMQTLGIHLDTQASGVIDAVERQSRMVADASDLAQAQLREAEAALAARAADLAAAAGEAQDAARVASDDLARQTIRLENAGSGVAEQIQSVEEGLSQQRAALVTAAYALRTDQEDFSAQVESQRAQLIEHLSATRSAAGDLDRTTQTSVESMRDLVEAATDQFRALVDMSQREADGFDSATKLALDRFEALAAEARDALMEETRRALEQMRATAEDSRAAAADAAEQARLRTDRLGESLFDAAQKADTAADARIADARRIVTETSGLVEETGERMVSRLETLVARLNSALSEIDTAVADIDERAARLPQEARARADAVRATVEEGLASLSAASRKAAEDTEALDVGFQDRVRRNYDMLTEAVRLMGVVSGDTTPARRREPAAEIEARPEPRPERRTDRPTPPATPPVEERRFGLRSRLRLEPAETPPPATDKGLDWSDLIDGDDDNEAPLELDTPSPSPAEAEALSDRVAAAIRRMGVDPNALLPRSRVEEAARAFSNGDPDAARQIVRRVAPAAVRSVSRRVLSDAELRADAERYVRNFAVMLNASARAGDSAAVQSSLASDSGRAFMLLDAAVGDLG; encoded by the coding sequence ATGAAGTCTCCCAAACGGCCGCCGCTGAAGCTGACCGACGACGAGGCCGTCGCGCCGGCTGATCTTTCGTCCTCAGATGAAATGCCGGTCGAGGAGGCGACAACGTCGCTCGACCCGATCTCCGAGCCTAATTTCGAGATCGTGCAGCCGACGTTTGAGCCCCCGATGTCGGAGCGTCGTCGCCGTCGCCTGCTGGAAGAGCAACGGCAGGCCGAGGAACGCGCCCTTGCCGCCGAACGGGGCGCCGCCCCCGTCAATGCGAAACCGACACCAGAGACTCCTGTCGACATGGCCGTCGCCGCCGGTCAGCCGCCCGCGCCGTTCGAGCTGTCCAAACCGCCGGCTGTGAAGACCGTTCAAGCCAAGGCCCAGCCCGAGCCGTCCGGGCGCCACGCCTATTTGATCGCAGGCGTCGCCTCCGCCCTGTGGATCGGCGGCGTCGCGTCCTGGGCCGCATATGAGTTCGGCGCCGGCGGGGCCGAACTGGACCCGCTGCGGATCGCCATCTACGCCCTGATCGCCCTGGCCCCTGCGGGCCTGGCCATCATGCTGGCCCATGCCGTCCGACAGGGCGCCGGTCTGGCCGCAGAGACGCGTCGCGCCCGCCAACTGGCCGAGGCCCTGGTGGCCCCGACAGCCCTGGCCGCCCAGCAGACCGGCGAGGTGCTTCAGTCGCTGCGCTCCGACATCGATCACGCCACTCTGGCGGCGGAACGCGCACGCAACGACATGGCCCTACTTCGAGAGGCGCTGGCCCAGGAGACAACGCGCCTGAACGAGGCGGCCGAGAACGCCGGCCGCACTGCGCGTCGTCTCACGGAAAACCTAGGCCGCGAGCGCGACCAGATGCAGACTCTGGGCATCCATCTGGATACGCAGGCGTCGGGCGTCATCGACGCTGTAGAGCGTCAGTCGCGAATGGTCGCCGACGCCTCTGATTTGGCTCAGGCGCAGCTTCGTGAAGCGGAGGCCGCCCTCGCCGCGCGCGCCGCCGACCTCGCCGCCGCCGCAGGCGAAGCCCAGGACGCCGCCCGCGTGGCGTCCGACGATCTGGCGCGCCAGACCATCCGACTTGAGAACGCCGGTTCGGGCGTCGCCGAGCAGATCCAGTCCGTCGAGGAAGGCCTCAGCCAGCAGCGCGCCGCCCTGGTCACCGCCGCCTACGCCCTGCGCACCGATCAGGAGGATTTTTCGGCCCAGGTCGAAAGCCAGCGCGCTCAACTGATCGAGCATCTCTCCGCCACGCGCAGCGCCGCGGGCGATCTGGATCGCACCACCCAGACCTCGGTCGAGTCCATGCGCGATCTGGTCGAGGCGGCCACCGACCAGTTCCGCGCTCTCGTCGACATGTCGCAACGCGAGGCCGACGGCTTCGACTCCGCCACCAAGCTCGCCCTCGACCGCTTCGAGGCCCTGGCGGCCGAGGCTCGCGACGCCCTCATGGAAGAGACACGCCGCGCTCTGGAGCAGATGCGCGCCACGGCCGAGGATTCTCGCGCCGCCGCCGCCGACGCCGCCGAACAGGCGCGTCTGCGCACCGACCGCCTGGGCGAATCCTTGTTCGACGCGGCCCAAAAGGCCGACACCGCCGCCGACGCCCGCATCGCCGACGCCCGCCGCATCGTCACCGAAACGTCCGGCTTGGTCGAAGAGACCGGCGAGCGGATGGTCAGCCGCCTGGAAACCCTGGTGGCACGTCTCAACAGCGCCTTGTCAGAAATCGACACCGCCGTCGCCGACATCGACGAGCGCGCTGCGCGCCTGCCTCAGGAAGCTCGCGCTCGCGCCGACGCCGTGCGCGCCACGGTCGAGGAAGGCCTGGCCTCCCTTTCCGCCGCCTCGCGCAAGGCGGCCGAGGACACCGAGGCGCTGGATGTCGGCTTCCAGGATCGCGTGCGCCGAAACTACGACATGCTGACCGAGGCCGTGCGTCTGATGGGCGTGGTGTCGGGCGATACGACGCCGGCGCGTCGTCGCGAGCCGGCCGCAGAGATCGAAGCCCGGCCCGAACCTCGTCCCGAGCGCCGGACCGATCGCCCAACGCCTCCTGCCACGCCGCCCGTCGAAGAGCGGCGATTCGGTCTACGCAGTCGCCTGCGGCTCGAGCCTGCAGAGACGCCCCCGCCGGCGACGGACAAGGGCCTGGATTGGAGCGATCTGATCGACGGCGACGACGACAACGAGGCGCCGCTGGAGTTGGACACGCCCTCCCCTTCGCCTGCCGAGGCCGAAGCCCTGTCCGACCGGGTCGCCGCCGCCATTCGGCGCATGGGGGTCGATCCCAACGCCCTTCTGCCTCGTTCTCGCGTCGAAGAGGCCGCCCGCGCCTTCAGCAATGGCGACCCCGACGCCGCGCGTCAGATCGTGCGTCGCGTCGCGCCGGCCGCTGTCCGCAGCGTGTCTCGCCGTGTCCTCAGCGACGCCGAACTGCGCGCCGACGCCGAACGCTATGTCCGCAACTTCGCGGTCATGCTGAACGCTTCCGCCCGCGCTGGAGACAGCGCAGCGGTTCAGTCCAGCCTGGCCTCGGACAGTGGTCGCGCCTTCATGTTGCTGGATGCGGCGGTCGGCGACCTGGGCTAA